A portion of the Bdellovibrionales bacterium genome contains these proteins:
- the aguB gene encoding N-carbamoylputrescine amidase gives MKVSKRNLSVAALQSGFTSDLKRNIEVMDGMVRESAKQGAQIILMPELFENIYFCTFEKDKFFEMARPVKDHPTIKHFQEVARELGVVLPVSFFEREDQCYYNSLAMIDADGCLLGVYRKSHIPDGPGYEEKFYFRPGNTGFKVWSTKYARVGVGICWDQWFPECARAMTLMGAEVLLYPTAIGTEPEESTLDTKDPWQRAMIGHAVSNVIPVVAANRIGAEPRQEFYGHSFICDQRGSKVSELGAKESGSIFATFDLEEIARNRASFGFFRDRRPDLYGRLVEF, from the coding sequence ATGAAGGTGAGTAAAAGAAATCTAAGTGTCGCTGCCTTACAAAGCGGATTTACGAGTGACTTAAAACGAAATATCGAAGTCATGGATGGGATGGTAAGGGAGTCTGCAAAACAGGGAGCCCAAATTATCTTGATGCCTGAGTTGTTCGAGAATATCTATTTTTGTACCTTTGAAAAGGATAAATTTTTTGAAATGGCTCGGCCCGTAAAGGATCATCCCACGATAAAACATTTTCAAGAGGTGGCTCGGGAGTTGGGAGTTGTGCTTCCCGTCTCATTTTTTGAAAGAGAAGATCAGTGCTATTACAATAGTCTTGCGATGATCGATGCGGATGGCTGTTTGTTGGGAGTCTATCGCAAGTCCCATATACCGGATGGCCCTGGCTACGAAGAAAAATTTTATTTTCGACCGGGTAATACGGGATTTAAGGTTTGGTCAACAAAGTACGCACGAGTGGGAGTGGGAATTTGCTGGGATCAGTGGTTTCCTGAATGCGCACGAGCGATGACTCTCATGGGTGCAGAAGTTTTGCTCTACCCGACGGCGATTGGTACGGAGCCAGAGGAATCTACACTTGATACGAAGGATCCTTGGCAACGAGCCATGATTGGGCATGCAGTGAGCAATGTGATTCCGGTTGTAGCGGCCAATCGAATTGGCGCTGAGCCTCGCCAGGAATTTTACGGTCATTCATTTATCTGTGATCAGAGAGGCAGCAAGGTGTCTGAATTGGGGGCAAAGGAATCGGGGTCGATCTTTGCCACATTTGATCTCGAGGAGATAGCGAGAAATCGGGCCTCCTTTGGCTTTTTTCGAGATCGACGTCCTGATTTGTATGGCAGACTTGTAGAGTTTTGA
- the lptG gene encoding LPS export ABC transporter permease LptG: MLSLADRYIAKKFLFFFAGGIIVFTTLFLAFDSLSSLVRFEVPTSVLVHYYSYYLPSIIYQMTPVACLLATVFTLSSLNRTQELVAFFSMGLGLWRISLPILAMVIIIGGFNFWVGDRLLPKFNQKKNYVFYVEIRKKPGLYSTVKTNKIWYRSENVLFNIKTLNAETASAQGLSLYYFDGDWNLVQLIAAKSLHMSGSTWELRDGTVTLFAEESSFPLTKAFDRKVIEMNEEVADLQTSEHSSDTMSLNSLHQFIKKNKEAGLDTLRYEVDFHSKASFPFAALVMSLMGIPFSVSRQRSGGGFMSVSLCIGLTFFYWALYSSSVTLGQHGAVPPLIAAWAPNLLMIAVAGVLMFKSKR, from the coding sequence ATGCTCAGTCTGGCAGATAGGTATATTGCGAAAAAATTCCTCTTTTTTTTTGCAGGGGGAATTATTGTTTTTACGACCCTATTTTTGGCCTTTGACTCTCTGTCTTCACTCGTGAGATTCGAGGTACCAACTTCTGTTTTGGTTCACTATTACAGCTACTATCTTCCGTCGATCATTTATCAAATGACCCCGGTTGCGTGTTTGTTGGCCACGGTATTTACCCTGTCCTCATTAAATCGGACGCAGGAATTGGTCGCCTTTTTTTCTATGGGACTGGGCCTGTGGAGAATCAGCCTTCCCATTCTAGCGATGGTCATTATTATTGGAGGTTTCAATTTTTGGGTTGGAGATAGATTACTTCCAAAGTTCAATCAGAAAAAAAATTACGTATTTTACGTTGAAATCAGAAAAAAGCCGGGTCTTTATTCGACCGTTAAGACAAATAAAATATGGTATCGCTCTGAAAATGTTCTATTTAATATAAAAACTCTCAACGCTGAGACCGCATCGGCCCAGGGCTTGAGCCTTTATTATTTTGATGGGGATTGGAATCTCGTTCAATTGATAGCGGCCAAGTCGCTTCATATGTCCGGCTCCACCTGGGAACTTCGAGATGGCACGGTCACCCTATTCGCGGAGGAATCATCTTTTCCTCTAACAAAAGCCTTCGATCGCAAGGTCATTGAAATGAATGAGGAGGTTGCGGATCTTCAGACCTCCGAACATTCCTCAGATACCATGAGTTTAAATTCTCTCCACCAGTTTATAAAAAAGAACAAAGAGGCGGGATTGGACACACTTCGCTATGAAGTTGATTTTCATTCAAAGGCCAGCTTTCCATTTGCCGCTTTGGTTATGTCGTTAATGGGCATCCCCTTCAGTGTGAGCCGTCAGCGCTCAGGCGGGGGATTTATGAGTGTTTCTTTGTGTATCGGACTCACATTTTTTTATTGGGCGCTTTACAGTTCTTCTGTGACCCTTGGGCAACATGGTGCCGTTCCACCTTTAATTGCAGCTTGGGCCCCCAATCTTCTTATGATAGCGGTGGCAGGAGTTTTGATGTTTAAGTCAAAACGTTAA
- the pepN gene encoding aminopeptidase N, protein MFRFACPCSHAAIGLLIFSIIGCSTHKTKEASETPKTTQADLAEPNLSLQAAINRAQRVSQVSYKLEFSLPERETEFSGNSQIQFHFLPGAAEPLRIDFYDGKIKQLRVNDRQVNPDYNGRELYIPLSTLREGANTISISFTRSYSRDGRGLARFEDPEDRRVYTYSNLEPYDANRVFPCFDQPDLKATYAMRVIAPKTWQVISSVRESSVKEDSPHSKLWIFPESARFSTYVWSLHAGPYKVWTSSAGNIPLRLFARQSLAKYVKTEEWFPITQRGLSFFSKYFNYPYPYGKYDQLIVPEFNAGAMENVGAVTFNENFVRRGPKSERDKLGLADTILHEMAHMWFGNLVTMKWWNDLWLNESFATYMSFLALSKATEFEHLAWRTFHGTKSWAYWEDQLVTTHPIEAQVPDTRQAFANFDGITYGKGASVIKQISFFIGPEKFQMGVQKYFRRHANGNTELKDFMNSLREAYGTDLSAWQREWLQTASLNTVKSTLVCDKNKVKMLHIEQSAPSEYPYLRSHRFKLAFFNPRLNPKLNSAKSGIQVDQSFSVLLKDKQIGVPEAVGKPCPLLVYPNHEDYGYMKIKLDERSLAELPKHIHEITNPFDRQLFWSALWDMVRDAHLNLYKFADLAIGNLDKEKDPDTLRDIVRYLLGRGSNQSSVLYYLPNASLSEKKLYDAFAQKIERAILRQLLIAHPSSEIQKVWLDSFIRSVQTEFGLSKLKALLAGDLKLTGLPIDQDKRWDIIEVIASHNYSETLDLIEKESIRDPSSSGKQNRMNAQAAIASWEAKQPWLNELTNKRSEYSFDQLRNIISSLFPRHQVALRELYAKDFYQNLIVISKERDGSFAEEYAALAPSECTSQETSRISDFLKAHGADLHPSVEKTLKIARQEDDRCRKIRSLLKDEKPSLNSDSLTHSPVKPASN, encoded by the coding sequence ATGTTTCGCTTTGCTTGCCCATGTTCGCACGCGGCTATCGGCCTTTTGATCTTTTCTATCATTGGGTGTTCAACTCACAAAACCAAAGAGGCCAGCGAGACTCCCAAGACCACTCAAGCAGACTTGGCCGAACCCAATCTCAGCCTCCAGGCAGCCATAAATCGCGCGCAGCGTGTAAGTCAGGTCAGCTACAAACTTGAATTCTCCCTGCCCGAGCGAGAAACCGAGTTTAGCGGGAACAGTCAAATTCAATTCCATTTTTTACCTGGAGCCGCCGAACCGCTGAGAATAGATTTTTACGATGGTAAAATCAAACAGCTGAGGGTCAACGACAGGCAAGTCAATCCTGATTACAACGGTCGAGAACTCTACATACCCTTGTCAACTTTGCGCGAAGGGGCGAATACCATAAGCATATCATTCACAAGATCTTACTCTCGGGATGGTCGTGGGTTGGCGAGATTCGAAGATCCTGAAGACAGAAGAGTCTACACCTATTCAAATCTCGAACCCTATGATGCCAATCGGGTTTTTCCATGTTTTGACCAACCCGATCTCAAGGCGACTTATGCCATGAGGGTCATTGCACCAAAGACATGGCAAGTTATCAGTTCAGTTCGTGAATCAAGCGTAAAGGAGGACTCACCCCATTCGAAACTCTGGATATTCCCCGAAAGTGCGCGTTTTTCAACCTATGTTTGGTCTTTGCATGCCGGCCCCTACAAAGTCTGGACATCTTCAGCTGGAAATATTCCCTTGCGTCTCTTTGCCAGACAAAGTTTGGCTAAATATGTGAAGACAGAGGAATGGTTCCCGATCACTCAAAGGGGACTTTCTTTTTTTAGCAAATATTTTAACTATCCCTATCCTTACGGCAAATATGACCAGTTGATCGTCCCCGAATTCAATGCAGGGGCCATGGAAAACGTCGGCGCCGTGACCTTCAACGAGAATTTTGTTCGGCGGGGACCTAAATCAGAGCGAGACAAGCTCGGATTGGCCGACACCATCCTCCATGAAATGGCACATATGTGGTTCGGCAACCTGGTGACCATGAAATGGTGGAATGATCTGTGGCTAAATGAAAGCTTTGCGACCTATATGTCTTTTCTCGCTCTTTCTAAGGCCACAGAATTTGAACATCTCGCCTGGCGCACATTTCACGGAACAAAGAGTTGGGCCTATTGGGAAGACCAGCTGGTAACCACTCATCCGATTGAAGCGCAAGTCCCGGACACTCGTCAGGCCTTTGCAAACTTTGACGGCATTACCTACGGTAAGGGTGCGAGTGTTATCAAACAGATCTCATTTTTTATCGGTCCAGAGAAATTTCAGATGGGCGTCCAGAAATATTTTAGAAGACATGCAAATGGAAATACCGAGTTAAAAGATTTTATGAATTCGCTGCGTGAAGCCTACGGGACAGACCTGAGTGCGTGGCAAAGGGAATGGCTACAAACGGCATCGCTCAATACCGTTAAATCCACTCTCGTGTGCGACAAGAACAAAGTGAAAATGCTGCACATTGAGCAGTCAGCTCCAAGCGAATATCCCTATCTCAGAAGTCACCGTTTCAAATTGGCCTTCTTTAACCCCAGATTGAATCCTAAATTGAACTCCGCCAAATCAGGTATTCAGGTTGATCAGAGTTTTTCAGTTTTACTGAAAGACAAGCAAATTGGGGTCCCCGAAGCAGTTGGTAAACCCTGTCCTCTCCTCGTCTATCCAAATCATGAAGATTATGGATACATGAAAATCAAACTGGACGAGCGCAGCCTTGCTGAGCTTCCAAAACATATTCATGAAATCACAAATCCCTTTGATCGTCAGCTTTTTTGGAGCGCCCTCTGGGACATGGTTCGCGACGCCCATCTTAATTTGTACAAGTTTGCTGACCTTGCCATTGGAAATCTAGACAAAGAAAAGGATCCCGATACCCTGAGAGACATCGTGAGATATCTTCTCGGACGAGGTTCAAATCAATCCTCGGTTCTCTATTATCTGCCAAATGCAAGCCTCAGCGAGAAAAAGCTGTACGATGCCTTTGCTCAAAAGATCGAAAGAGCGATTTTGCGCCAACTTTTGATCGCTCATCCTTCTTCTGAGATTCAGAAAGTTTGGTTGGATAGCTTTATTCGATCTGTTCAAACGGAATTTGGCCTCTCAAAGTTAAAGGCACTTCTTGCAGGAGATTTGAAGCTCACCGGGCTCCCTATTGACCAAGACAAGCGATGGGACATCATCGAAGTGATCGCCTCACACAATTACTCTGAGACACTTGATTTAATTGAAAAAGAATCCATCCGAGACCCTTCGTCTTCAGGAAAACAAAATAGGATGAATGCTCAGGCCGCAATTGCAAGCTGGGAGGCAAAACAGCCATGGCTCAATGAACTCACGAATAAAAGGAGTGAATACAGCTTTGATCAATTGCGAAACATCATTTCAAGTCTCTTCCCCCGCCACCAAGTCGCCCTCAGAGAGCTGTATGCAAAAGATTTTTATCAGAATCTGATTGTGATTTCAAAAGAACGGGATGGCTCCTTCGCAGAAGAATACGCTGCGCTAGCCCCAAGCGAATGCACGTCTCAGGAAACATCCAGAATCTCAGATTTTCTGAAAGCGCATGGTGCAGACCTTCATCCTTCCGTCGAGAAAACCTTGAAGATTGCGCGGCAGGAAGACGATCGCTGCCGCAAGATACGCTCTCTCTTAAAGGATGAAAAACCAAGTTTGAATTCGGACTCTTTGACCCATTCCCCTGTTAAGCCTGCATCAAATTGA
- a CDS encoding agmatine deiminase family protein, with amino-acid sequence MEKCMSITSQLESNPQIEGFYQPGEWNSHEAVWLAWPSHRELWEENLLLAQEEFVAFCRAIVDYNPVTGVAHGENLWILVPDEHLEAEAKRALGDLPARFFRIPFGDIWLRDTAPIFLMNKSGERASVRFAFNGWGGKYILPHDAEVAGRLAEQLGTKIRKFHFPWILEGGSVEVDGEGTCLTSRQCLLNPNRNRGFTEAVVELGLKSALGVEKVLWLNEGLLNDHTDGHIDTFARFAAPGVVLYTKETSKEDPNSSVYRRIKQDLQVMRDAKGRRFEIVEVPSPGAVYNKDGGLMPASYLNFYISNTRVIVPIYGSPQDDEAVKVIGSCFPDRQTIGLGANAILNGGGAFHCISQQVPI; translated from the coding sequence ATGGAGAAATGCATGTCTATCACCTCTCAACTTGAATCCAATCCTCAGATTGAAGGTTTTTATCAGCCAGGTGAGTGGAATTCCCATGAAGCGGTGTGGTTGGCATGGCCCAGTCACAGGGAGCTTTGGGAAGAGAATTTATTGCTGGCGCAAGAGGAATTTGTCGCTTTTTGCCGGGCCATTGTGGACTATAATCCTGTCACTGGGGTGGCTCACGGCGAGAATCTCTGGATTTTGGTTCCAGACGAACATTTGGAAGCTGAAGCAAAGAGAGCATTGGGTGACTTGCCAGCTCGCTTTTTTCGGATACCATTTGGTGACATATGGTTGCGGGATACGGCTCCCATTTTTTTGATGAATAAATCAGGAGAGAGAGCTTCGGTGAGATTTGCCTTCAATGGCTGGGGAGGAAAATATATTCTTCCTCATGACGCTGAGGTTGCGGGGCGTTTGGCGGAACAGTTAGGGACCAAAATTCGAAAATTTCATTTCCCTTGGATTTTAGAAGGGGGTTCTGTCGAAGTAGATGGTGAGGGCACTTGTTTGACAAGTCGGCAGTGTTTACTCAATCCGAATCGGAACCGGGGGTTTACCGAAGCAGTCGTTGAATTAGGACTGAAATCGGCTTTGGGAGTTGAAAAAGTGCTATGGTTGAACGAGGGTCTTCTGAATGACCACACAGACGGACATATAGATACCTTTGCTCGCTTTGCAGCACCTGGAGTTGTGCTGTACACAAAAGAGACATCGAAGGAAGATCCGAACAGCTCTGTTTACCGCCGGATCAAACAAGATCTTCAAGTGATGAGAGATGCGAAGGGACGGCGTTTTGAGATTGTTGAAGTTCCTTCTCCAGGAGCAGTTTACAATAAGGATGGTGGTCTCATGCCGGCAAGTTACCTGAATTTTTATATTTCGAATACGCGGGTGATAGTGCCTATTTATGGTAGTCCCCAAGATGATGAAGCTGTGAAAGTGATCGGTTCCTGTTTTCCGGATCGACAAACGATTGGATTAGGGGCGAATGCGATCTTAAATGGTGGAGGAGCCTTTCATTGTATCAGCCAGCAGGTACCAATTTAA
- a CDS encoding thioredoxin family protein — protein sequence MALTYTPAPQLGQRCPRFSLKSLDGRSFNKDSFSEAQVLVVIFICGHCPYVQAIERRLIDLARELLPKGVQFVGICSNDWLDHPEDNPENLLQRWKNKNYSFPYLIDPDQRAAKDFGAVCTPDIFVYDSGRNLSYRGRFDDSWKDPNKVKRQELKIAIEDTLAKRSLSGEQIPSMGCSIKWKT from the coding sequence ATGGCTTTAACCTACACTCCAGCTCCCCAACTCGGGCAGAGATGTCCTCGCTTTTCACTTAAGAGCCTTGATGGACGTTCCTTCAATAAGGATAGCTTCTCAGAAGCACAGGTTCTTGTGGTGATCTTTATATGTGGCCATTGTCCCTACGTTCAGGCGATCGAGCGACGACTCATTGACCTAGCCCGAGAGCTATTGCCTAAGGGAGTTCAATTCGTTGGCATTTGTTCAAATGATTGGCTGGATCACCCCGAAGATAATCCCGAAAACCTTCTTCAGCGCTGGAAGAATAAAAACTACTCTTTCCCTTATCTTATTGATCCTGATCAAAGAGCGGCAAAGGACTTTGGGGCCGTTTGTACTCCCGATATATTTGTTTATGACTCCGGTCGTAATCTGAGCTACAGGGGGCGATTTGATGATTCCTGGAAAGACCCAAACAAAGTCAAGAGACAAGAACTCAAGATAGCCATTGAAGATACACTTGCGAAGAGAAGCCTGTCCGGCGAACAAATTCCCTCTATGGGATGTTCGATAAAGTGGAAAACGTGA
- the nadC gene encoding carboxylating nicotinate-nucleotide diphosphorylase produces MTAIELIRASLKEDIPAGDITTDSLGIKEKLGRARLVAKEDLVLSGRDFFAATMKEMNSELMIHWQYDEGAFVLSGQTLASITGNLLPVLQAERVALNFLGHFSGIATYTRCFVKEVEGTHCQILDTRKTLPLYRAWEKQAVLHGRGHNHRMSLSEAVLIKENHIRVAGGLREAITRTREKTSKPIEIECCTLDEVLVAASMGVQRILLDNMSNDLMRVALEKIPKSIEVEASGNMSLERVKSVAELGVDFISVGAITHSAPCADFSLQFDWKNS; encoded by the coding sequence GTGACCGCAATCGAACTTATTCGTGCCTCTCTCAAAGAAGACATTCCCGCCGGGGACATCACGACGGATTCACTTGGAATCAAGGAAAAGCTGGGTCGAGCCCGTCTTGTTGCGAAGGAAGATCTCGTTTTGTCCGGTCGAGATTTTTTTGCGGCAACAATGAAGGAAATGAATTCCGAGCTGATGATTCATTGGCAATATGACGAAGGTGCTTTTGTTCTCTCCGGGCAAACTCTCGCAAGTATCACTGGAAACCTGTTACCTGTGCTCCAGGCTGAGCGCGTTGCTCTCAATTTCTTGGGACATTTCTCGGGAATTGCGACGTACACTCGATGCTTTGTAAAGGAAGTGGAGGGGACTCACTGCCAAATTCTGGACACCAGAAAAACTCTCCCTCTCTATCGAGCCTGGGAAAAGCAAGCAGTCCTACACGGCAGGGGCCACAATCACCGCATGAGTCTCAGCGAAGCCGTACTGATCAAAGAGAACCACATCAGAGTCGCCGGGGGTCTTCGCGAAGCTATTACAAGAACGAGGGAAAAGACATCGAAGCCCATTGAAATTGAATGCTGCACCCTAGATGAAGTGCTTGTAGCGGCCAGCATGGGCGTTCAAAGAATCCTGCTTGATAACATGAGCAATGATCTCATGAGGGTAGCCCTGGAGAAAATTCCCAAATCAATAGAAGTTGAGGCCAGTGGGAATATGAGCCTGGAAAGAGTCAAATCGGTAGCCGAGCTTGGGGTCGATTTTATTAGTGTTGGCGCAATCACGCATTCTGCCCCTTGCGCTGATTTTAGCTTGCAATTTGATTGGAAGAATTCCTGA
- a CDS encoding GyrI-like domain-containing protein: MLKWVFFSTFAAILGIAIYLFFYLGGYKTVTISEINYPELRAIYRIHRGAYHKVGPVIEEVEKWAQRNNVFCHKTFGEYLDNPSKVEESRLRSNVGCIVDRKIEPLPKDYFYRVFSSQLVVKAEFQGAPSIGPFKVYPAVSNYLLDKRLKSSAPPIEIYQSLPDGSFLTEFIFALDTLPNEK, encoded by the coding sequence ATGCTGAAATGGGTTTTCTTTTCTACGTTTGCAGCAATTCTTGGGATAGCAATCTATTTGTTTTTCTACCTCGGTGGATACAAAACAGTCACTATCAGCGAAATCAATTATCCTGAGTTGCGCGCTATTTACCGAATCCATCGAGGCGCCTACCATAAAGTTGGGCCGGTGATCGAAGAAGTCGAAAAGTGGGCCCAACGCAACAATGTCTTCTGTCACAAAACTTTCGGAGAATATCTCGATAACCCAAGTAAAGTGGAAGAAAGTCGATTGCGCTCAAACGTGGGATGTATCGTTGACCGAAAGATAGAACCTCTTCCGAAGGACTATTTCTACCGGGTCTTCAGTTCCCAGTTGGTAGTGAAAGCGGAATTCCAAGGAGCCCCTTCTATTGGCCCCTTCAAGGTTTACCCAGCCGTTTCAAACTATCTTTTGGATAAGAGGCTCAAATCATCTGCCCCCCCTATAGAAATCTACCAAAGCTTGCCTGACGGAAGTTTTCTGACCGAGTTCATTTTTGCCTTAGATACGCTACCCAACGAAAAGTAG
- a CDS encoding response regulator — MALRVLLADESSTIKKVFQLALQDYAVEVKSVNLGMDVLAVAQKYKPDVIFADVLLQKQSGYDVCEEIKRDAHLTQTPVVLMWSGFMELDQDKFEASGANGRLEKPFDVKTLRQLVQTLVPKTKSQDISQYLQFPKLPAMLENSIPQSPPAPKTTLPPKGARPTPHLFIPPSPPDSHSESNWSMDDFATVQEVTKSTLELIDPVHEPSLVENPSEGFERVNLSGPSRMASKSDDSSDGDLLIDSPEDQESSWAQENLKRFRVSVPEDEESSEMPQIEFTQSDDQFNPTGSVPKLSVSQGTKGSTEEHIEFELELEPVDSPSDEETSHFSPPGGDPDTRQIEQIIKSQIEEFMREKASKFLEEVAWKVVPEVAERVIERELKKLLEEFEPQQYR; from the coding sequence ATGGCTTTGCGCGTCTTACTTGCTGATGAGAGCAGTACAATAAAAAAGGTTTTTCAACTTGCACTCCAGGATTATGCAGTTGAGGTTAAGTCAGTCAATCTGGGCATGGATGTCTTGGCCGTGGCCCAAAAATATAAGCCGGACGTCATTTTTGCAGACGTTCTTTTGCAAAAGCAGAGTGGCTATGATGTGTGCGAAGAAATTAAGCGCGATGCGCACCTCACTCAGACACCCGTGGTGCTCATGTGGAGCGGCTTTATGGAACTTGACCAGGACAAGTTCGAGGCCTCTGGGGCCAATGGTCGACTGGAAAAGCCCTTTGATGTAAAGACGCTTCGCCAGTTGGTGCAAACTTTGGTGCCAAAAACAAAGTCACAAGACATATCCCAGTATTTGCAGTTTCCGAAGCTTCCAGCCATGCTTGAAAATAGCATACCTCAATCGCCTCCCGCCCCTAAGACAACGTTGCCGCCAAAAGGGGCTCGTCCGACCCCCCACCTTTTTATTCCGCCATCGCCTCCCGATAGTCATTCTGAATCAAACTGGTCAATGGATGATTTTGCAACCGTACAAGAAGTAACGAAGTCGACTCTCGAACTCATTGACCCAGTTCATGAGCCAAGCCTCGTTGAAAATCCAAGCGAGGGTTTTGAACGTGTCAATCTGAGCGGCCCCTCACGCATGGCTTCAAAATCTGACGATAGTTCTGACGGAGATTTGCTGATAGATTCGCCAGAAGACCAAGAGTCTTCATGGGCCCAGGAAAACTTAAAGCGATTTAGGGTGTCTGTACCAGAGGATGAGGAATCTTCTGAAATGCCTCAAATTGAATTCACTCAATCCGATGATCAGTTTAATCCGACAGGTTCTGTCCCCAAATTATCGGTCTCTCAAGGGACCAAGGGATCGACAGAAGAGCACATAGAATTCGAGCTGGAACTAGAGCCTGTCGATTCTCCTAGCGACGAGGAGACCAGTCATTTCTCGCCGCCGGGAGGCGATCCAGATACTCGCCAAATCGAGCAAATCATCAAGTCTCAAATCGAAGAATTTATGCGCGAAAAGGCAAGCAAATTTTTAGAAGAAGTTGCCTGGAAAGTTGTACCTGAAGTCGCTGAAAGAGTGATTGAAAGAGAACTCAAAAAACTTTTGGAAGAGTTTGAACCTCAACAATATCGCTAA